The Sulfitobacter sp. SK012 genome contains a region encoding:
- a CDS encoding sulfatase-like hydrolase/transferase has translation MTKPTKNVLFVMADEHQAAALSCLRHPVVQTPNLDRLAARGTLFANAYTPSPICVPARAAVATGLYPHQTRYWDNAHAYDGRVASWSHALGAHGVSTISIGKLHYRRAEDPTGFDTQILPMHIQGSVGQIWRSVRNPLPKTETGGGMLGQVGAAARRLSFTKAAEHSPRWMRFGTWLPMSGLRILVCPLNSLMGCVRRMCGSKKALSYPHCV, from the coding sequence GTGACGAAGCCCACCAAGAACGTACTGTTTGTGATGGCCGATGAACATCAGGCCGCCGCACTGTCGTGTTTGAGACATCCTGTCGTTCAGACCCCGAACCTTGATCGGCTGGCCGCTCGCGGCACATTGTTTGCCAATGCTTACACTCCAAGCCCGATTTGCGTTCCCGCCCGCGCCGCCGTTGCGACAGGACTGTACCCCCACCAAACGCGGTATTGGGACAATGCCCATGCCTATGATGGTCGTGTCGCGTCTTGGAGTCACGCACTTGGAGCGCACGGGGTATCTACGATCAGCATCGGTAAACTGCATTATCGCCGCGCTGAAGATCCGACCGGTTTCGATACCCAAATTCTACCGATGCATATTCAGGGGAGCGTTGGACAAATCTGGAGGTCGGTACGCAACCCGCTTCCCAAGACCGAAACGGGTGGCGGCATGCTAGGTCAGGTCGGGGCAGCGGCGCGACGATTGTCCTTTACAAAGGCAGCCGAACATTCCCCCAGATGGATGCGCTTTGGCACATGGCTGCCGATGTCGGGGTTACGCATTTTGGTGTGTCCGCTAAATTCATTGATGGGTTGCGTCAGGCGGATGTGCGGATCAAAGAAAGCCTTGAGCTACCCGCATTGCGTATGA
- a CDS encoding DUF6880 family protein produces the protein MSKKTLNHANLSALGQDRLADLLLEVSTGSADIKRRLRLELSHDLGPAELGRDVRKRLVSLRRSTSFVGWRKRKAFIKDLQTQVDMITDKIGPTDPTLAFDLLWQFLEIAPSVYERTDDSRGDIGDVFRGAILAFDDIAERALLDPTILASRVWNAVFDNGYGEFDGIIGLVSPALGDAGFAHLKKLVAAYADAPLDDVDDEHEAFHFLRELRSTNSNYRADQKAQRIKMVLQDIATAEGDTGAYIAQYSPADLTRPDIAAEVAHLMLAEGKSKEALALLEAADLEGRVFRQQDWDDAFIACLTTLNRLDDAQNHRWTRFCETLNTSYLRPYLKALPDFEDIEAEDRARAHALEFPEAMTALRFLLEWSDHSSAAALILKRIDELDGNRYEILTPATEALRDRHPLASVLLWRAMINYALHEGRATRYGHAADHLADCGLADAQITDYGDFPTHQSYLQALETRHERKTSFWSKVSPAS, from the coding sequence ATGTCCAAGAAAACACTGAACCATGCAAACCTTAGCGCTCTCGGGCAAGATCGTCTCGCGGACCTGTTATTGGAGGTCAGCACCGGCAGTGCGGATATCAAACGGCGGCTGCGACTGGAGTTAAGCCACGACCTTGGCCCCGCAGAGTTGGGCCGCGATGTGCGCAAACGACTTGTATCGCTGCGGCGCTCCACCAGCTTTGTTGGGTGGCGCAAGCGCAAGGCGTTCATCAAGGATTTGCAGACCCAAGTCGATATGATCACCGACAAGATTGGGCCTACTGATCCTACCCTAGCATTCGATCTGCTATGGCAGTTTCTGGAAATTGCCCCCTCTGTCTACGAGCGCACAGACGACAGCCGCGGCGATATTGGCGATGTGTTTCGGGGGGCAATCCTTGCCTTTGACGACATCGCTGAGCGTGCACTACTCGATCCGACAATTCTTGCCAGTCGAGTCTGGAATGCTGTTTTTGACAACGGCTATGGCGAATTTGACGGGATTATCGGGTTGGTCTCACCTGCACTGGGTGACGCAGGATTTGCCCACCTCAAAAAATTGGTCGCAGCCTATGCTGACGCACCTTTGGATGACGTAGATGACGAACATGAAGCTTTCCACTTTCTTCGCGAGTTGCGCAGCACCAATAGCAATTACCGGGCTGATCAAAAGGCCCAACGGATCAAAATGGTCCTGCAAGACATTGCCACTGCCGAGGGCGACACCGGTGCCTATATCGCGCAGTATTCCCCAGCAGACCTGACCCGCCCCGACATTGCGGCCGAAGTTGCGCACCTCATGCTGGCCGAGGGCAAGTCAAAAGAGGCGCTGGCATTGCTTGAAGCGGCTGATCTGGAAGGCCGGGTCTTTCGGCAACAAGACTGGGACGACGCGTTCATTGCCTGCCTGACCACGCTCAACCGGTTGGATGACGCGCAAAACCATCGTTGGACGCGGTTTTGCGAGACTTTGAATACTAGTTATCTTCGCCCTTACCTGAAAGCCCTGCCCGACTTTGAAGATATCGAGGCCGAGGATCGTGCACGGGCCCACGCGCTGGAATTCCCGGAGGCGATGACGGCTTTGCGTTTCCTGTTGGAATGGTCAGACCATTCAAGTGCCGCGGCACTGATACTGAAACGCATCGATGAACTCGACGGCAACCGCTACGAGATCCTCACACCTGCGACAGAAGCCCTGCGCGACCGTCACCCGTTGGCATCTGTTCTTCTATGGCGTGCCATGATCAACTACGCGCTGCACGAAGGTCGCGCGACGCGCTATGGTCACGCGGCGGACCACCTCGCAGATTGCGGATTGGCAGATGCCCAGATTACAGACTACGGGGATTTCCCAACGCACCAGAGCTACCTCCAAGCATTAGAAACCCGCCATGAACGAAAAACCTCATTCTGGAGCAAAGTCTCGCCTGCCTCGTAG
- a CDS encoding DMT family transporter: MTAMSQPSHGTDGHRFGVLFVFAAGVLWSTVGLGIRLIEDAVVWQILLYRSASLSLLLYVFIRMRSGESPFAQIRRTGFPAMIAGLSLVAAYSGGIYAIQATSVANAMLLFATAPFMAAVLGWIVLREPVRPATWVAITVAIAGIAIMVADKSGGVALKGSLAALGSAFGFAVFTVALRWGKSGEMLPSVFLSGLFGIIVTSGICLFLELSLVLSVRDGGIAMGMGVFQVGAGLILYTLGSRSLPAAELALLSLAEVLLGPLWVWLFIGETATLNTLTGGAVLLAAIAGNALSGKRRRPPPITSP; encoded by the coding sequence ATGACTGCCATGAGCCAACCGTCACACGGCACGGACGGGCACCGGTTCGGTGTCCTGTTTGTCTTTGCCGCTGGCGTGCTTTGGTCGACCGTCGGGCTTGGAATACGGCTGATCGAAGACGCGGTTGTGTGGCAGATATTACTTTACCGATCGGCCAGCCTCTCACTTCTGCTTTATGTGTTCATTCGCATGCGCTCTGGTGAAAGCCCCTTTGCCCAGATCCGCCGCACCGGGTTCCCAGCGATGATCGCGGGGCTGTCGCTAGTTGCTGCCTATTCTGGCGGGATATATGCGATCCAGGCGACATCCGTGGCAAACGCCATGCTTTTGTTTGCAACAGCACCCTTCATGGCGGCAGTTCTGGGGTGGATCGTTTTGCGCGAACCTGTACGCCCTGCCACCTGGGTGGCAATCACCGTTGCCATTGCCGGTATCGCGATCATGGTCGCAGATAAATCCGGAGGCGTCGCCCTGAAGGGCAGCCTGGCGGCTTTGGGGTCCGCCTTTGGATTTGCGGTCTTCACTGTGGCGCTGCGGTGGGGCAAATCGGGTGAAATGCTGCCGTCGGTGTTTCTGTCCGGATTGTTCGGCATCATCGTGACGTCCGGCATTTGTCTGTTTTTGGAATTGTCTCTGGTGTTGTCGGTCCGGGATGGTGGCATTGCAATGGGCATGGGGGTGTTTCAGGTCGGCGCAGGGTTGATCCTGTATACTCTGGGGTCTCGCAGCCTTCCTGCTGCGGAACTTGCGCTGTTGTCACTGGCCGAAGTGCTCCTTGGGCCGTTATGGGTCTGGTTGTTCATCGGTGAAACCGCCACGCTCAACACATTGACTGGCGGCGCGGTTTTGCTTGCGGCGATCGCCGGAAACGCTCTGTCAGGCAAGCGACGTAGGCCGCCGCCGATCACGTCACCTTAG
- a CDS encoding pyridoxal-phosphate-dependent aminotransferase family protein: protein MDKHLLFTPGPVNVAETLRTAICKEDICHRETDFDDLLAGIEHKLLSLFQIRKRERYRSVVITGSGTAANEAILSSVVGNGAILILSNGEFGGRLHKTSLIHNKQTHLIEMPWGVPFDVAQIAAYLLANKIDVVAMVHHETCSGMLNPLAQIGALAKACGALFVVDGVSSVGAEVIDMEACNIAFVSSSSSKALGSYPGLSFVVGRKKQFKRLKRHAAKTTYLNLATFYAFLKTHSQTPNTPAVPLFFALDQALTDILHEGVLMRYARIKARADLLRNGMRRLNLDFEIDEADMCSVLTTVRVPASVSVHDLRARLREKSIIIYEGKGCFAGKVFQVGNIGELSDDDIRYFLSTLKDVLLTLQADTADLVIPVRPNQTPPAVLPVPVPAHVRVVS from the coding sequence TTGGACAAACATCTGCTTTTCACCCCCGGCCCTGTGAATGTGGCCGAGACCCTGCGTACCGCGATTTGCAAAGAGGATATCTGCCATCGGGAAACTGATTTTGACGACCTTCTTGCAGGCATCGAGCACAAATTGCTCTCACTTTTTCAGATCAGAAAACGGGAACGCTATCGCTCAGTGGTGATCACAGGTTCCGGCACGGCGGCCAACGAGGCGATCTTGTCATCCGTTGTGGGCAATGGTGCCATTCTGATCCTGTCCAATGGTGAATTTGGCGGACGGTTGCACAAAACATCGTTGATCCACAACAAACAGACCCACCTGATCGAAATGCCGTGGGGCGTGCCCTTTGATGTTGCGCAGATCGCGGCCTATCTGCTGGCAAACAAGATTGATGTGGTGGCCATGGTCCACCATGAGACTTGTTCAGGCATGCTGAACCCGCTGGCGCAGATTGGGGCCCTGGCCAAGGCCTGTGGCGCGCTCTTCGTGGTTGATGGTGTAAGTTCGGTTGGAGCTGAAGTGATCGACATGGAGGCATGCAACATCGCGTTTGTGTCGAGTTCCAGCTCCAAAGCACTAGGATCATATCCGGGCTTGTCGTTTGTCGTGGGCCGCAAGAAACAATTCAAGCGGCTCAAGCGTCACGCGGCGAAAACCACTTATTTGAACCTCGCAACATTCTATGCCTTCCTCAAGACCCACAGCCAGACACCCAACACGCCTGCTGTTCCATTGTTTTTCGCGCTGGATCAGGCGCTAACGGACATTCTGCACGAGGGCGTTCTGATGCGCTATGCGCGCATCAAGGCGCGGGCTGATCTGCTGCGGAACGGCATGCGCAGGCTCAACCTCGACTTCGAAATTGATGAAGCCGACATGTGTTCGGTACTGACCACGGTCCGGGTGCCGGCCTCTGTATCAGTGCATGATCTGCGTGCGCGTCTACGTGAAAAATCCATCATCATCTATGAAGGAAAGGGATGCTTTGCAGGTAAGGTTTTTCAGGTTGGTAATATCGGGGAGCTCTCGGATGACGACATCCGGTATTTCCTGTCCACCCTCAAGGACGTGCTGCTGACGCTTCAGGCAGATACGGCAGACCTTGTTATTCCGGTTAGGCCAAATCAAACGCCCCCCGCCGTGTTGCCTGTGCCTGTGCCCGCACATGTGCGGGTGGTGTCATGA
- a CDS encoding CDP-alcohol phosphatidyltransferase family protein, which yields MNNKLKRLWATKTSDDEWWSSFVTAPLAIVANYGAVDIPWITPNRITAASFLVAIVATFSILIGGTACFIAAAILIHISHVLDCMDGQMARYRKVSSAVGSYYDRITDQVQVTLWFGAAGFAAFAQTNSVTPVFLSLLGIAFYGLRGYAKYVALEIETGRNPDYPAQIAQMKQVQTTAGLGFGLKANLAWFGREQRKVLAFDEGVFIFMLSAALIFDQLIPMLWVFASSQVFWGLYKSWLRGKNIDENLKVPTQK from the coding sequence ATGAACAATAAGCTGAAACGACTCTGGGCGACCAAGACCAGCGATGACGAGTGGTGGTCGTCCTTTGTCACGGCACCGCTGGCTATCGTTGCCAATTATGGCGCTGTCGACATCCCTTGGATTACACCCAACCGGATCACAGCGGCTTCGTTCCTTGTGGCTATCGTGGCAACGTTTTCAATTCTGATCGGGGGCACTGCGTGTTTCATCGCAGCGGCCATCCTGATCCATATCAGCCATGTCTTGGATTGTATGGACGGGCAGATGGCGCGCTATAGAAAGGTTTCGTCCGCCGTCGGCAGCTATTACGACCGTATCACCGATCAAGTGCAGGTCACGTTATGGTTCGGGGCGGCAGGCTTCGCTGCATTTGCGCAGACCAACAGCGTCACGCCGGTCTTTCTGTCGCTACTCGGTATCGCGTTCTATGGATTGCGCGGCTATGCGAAATACGTGGCGTTAGAGATCGAAACGGGACGCAACCCAGATTACCCTGCTCAGATCGCGCAAATGAAACAGGTACAGACCACCGCAGGTCTAGGATTTGGTCTGAAGGCAAATCTAGCGTGGTTTGGGCGTGAACAACGCAAGGTGCTCGCCTTTGATGAAGGCGTCTTCATCTTCATGCTCTCTGCGGCACTGATCTTTGACCAACTCATACCTATGCTTTGGGTGTTTGCGTCAAGCCAAGTGTTCTGGGGCCTCTACAAATCTTGGCTGCGCGGAAAAAACATCGACGAAAATCTGAAGGTTCCAACGCAAAAATAG
- a CDS encoding phosphocholine cytidylyltransferase family protein: MKNEKHRAPVAVILAAGIGSRLSPLTDNCPKSLLSVGGSVILERMIRNCLSCGMSQFVLVLGHRADEIKKFVDKTFRGIRVTYVINDRYRETNTGYSLMLASDAIGTAEFVKFDADVVFDVKILRQLLDSDNANVLCIDRNIALEDEEVKVIANDQMQVLEVGKSVDPKRALGESIGVEKISAGTGALLFVELSEMMESRGNLQAYYEAAYAQLVDKGTQFHALDISGLDWTEIDTAKDFAAANAMFSSPVTTLSRGQQKVLDEAADEAAIHTHV, translated from the coding sequence ATGAAAAACGAAAAACACCGTGCGCCGGTTGCCGTCATTCTGGCCGCTGGCATTGGCTCGCGCCTCAGCCCCCTGACCGACAATTGCCCGAAAAGCCTACTGTCAGTGGGCGGGTCTGTCATTCTCGAACGTATGATCCGCAATTGCCTGAGTTGCGGGATGTCGCAATTTGTTCTCGTGCTGGGGCATCGAGCAGACGAGATAAAGAAGTTTGTAGACAAGACGTTTCGCGGCATCCGTGTCACCTATGTGATCAACGACCGATACCGCGAGACGAACACAGGCTACTCCCTGATGCTGGCCTCCGACGCGATTGGAACAGCCGAATTTGTTAAATTCGATGCAGACGTGGTGTTTGATGTCAAAATTCTGCGCCAACTTTTGGACAGCGACAACGCAAACGTCTTGTGCATTGACCGCAATATTGCGCTTGAGGACGAAGAAGTTAAGGTCATCGCAAACGATCAAATGCAGGTCCTTGAGGTTGGCAAGTCCGTCGATCCGAAGCGCGCGTTGGGTGAATCTATCGGCGTTGAAAAGATTAGCGCCGGAACGGGCGCACTGCTGTTCGTAGAGCTTTCAGAAATGATGGAGAGCCGTGGAAACCTCCAGGCGTATTACGAGGCAGCTTACGCGCAATTGGTCGATAAAGGTACGCAGTTCCATGCTCTTGATATCAGTGGTCTTGACTGGACTGAGATCGACACAGCCAAAGATTTTGCTGCCGCAAATGCGATGTTTAGCAGCCCCGTTACTACCCTATCACGTGGCCAGCAAAAGGTGCTGGACGAGGCTGCGGATGAAGCCGCCATACATACGCACGTCTGA
- the groL gene encoding chaperonin GroEL (60 kDa chaperone family; promotes refolding of misfolded polypeptides especially under stressful conditions; forms two stacked rings of heptamers to form a barrel-shaped 14mer; ends can be capped by GroES; misfolded proteins enter the barrel where they are refolded when GroES binds) has protein sequence MSAKDVKFGTDSRDRMLRGVNTLANAVKVTLGPKGRNVVIDKSFGAPRITKDGVTVAKEIQLSDPFENMGAQLVKDVASRTNDEAGDGTTTATVLAQAIVKEGMKSVAAGMNPMDLKRGIDKAVTAVVAEVKTMSRPVGDTAEIAKVGTISANGEAAIGQQIADAMGKVGNEGVITVEENKGLDTETEVVEGMQFDRGYLSPYFVTDPTKMTANLEDCVILLHEKKLTSLAPMVPLLEAVMQADKQLLVIAEDIDGEALATLVVNKLRGGLKVAGVKAPGFGDRRKAMLEDLAILTGGQVISEELGIKLESVTMDMLGDAKKITITKDTTTVIDGAGDKDAIAARVNQIRALIEDTTSDYDKEKLQERLAKLAGGVAVIKVGGATEIEVKERKDRVDDALNATRAAVEEGVVPGGGVALVHAGKVLEGLKGDNADQAAGIAIIRKALQAPLRQIAENAGVDGSVVAGKIVENSSKTFGYDAQSEQYGDMLKAGVIDPTKVVRIALEYAASVAGLLITTEAMVADKPTAANSSGMPDMGGMGGMM, from the coding sequence ATGTCTGCAAAAGATGTAAAATTTGGCACGGACTCCCGTGACCGCATGCTCCGGGGCGTCAACACGCTCGCCAACGCTGTAAAAGTCACTCTTGGCCCCAAAGGGCGCAATGTAGTGATCGACAAATCCTTTGGTGCACCACGTATCACCAAAGACGGCGTCACAGTCGCTAAGGAAATCCAACTGTCCGACCCGTTTGAGAACATGGGCGCACAATTGGTCAAAGATGTTGCTTCCCGCACCAATGACGAAGCCGGTGACGGCACAACGACTGCAACCGTTCTTGCGCAGGCCATTGTCAAAGAAGGCATGAAGTCAGTAGCTGCGGGTATGAACCCGATGGACCTGAAGCGCGGCATCGACAAAGCGGTTACAGCCGTTGTTGCCGAAGTCAAAACCATGTCCCGCCCTGTCGGCGACACCGCCGAGATCGCCAAAGTCGGCACCATTTCCGCCAATGGCGAAGCGGCCATCGGTCAACAGATCGCGGACGCGATGGGAAAGGTCGGTAACGAAGGCGTCATTACCGTCGAAGAGAACAAGGGTCTCGACACTGAGACCGAAGTGGTCGAGGGCATGCAGTTTGATCGTGGCTACCTCAGCCCGTACTTCGTTACGGACCCAACCAAGATGACCGCAAACCTGGAAGATTGCGTCATTCTGCTTCATGAGAAAAAGCTGACATCATTGGCACCTATGGTGCCTTTGCTTGAGGCTGTTATGCAGGCAGATAAGCAGCTTTTGGTTATCGCTGAAGACATTGATGGCGAAGCACTCGCGACGCTTGTGGTGAACAAACTCCGGGGTGGCCTCAAAGTAGCCGGTGTCAAAGCGCCTGGGTTTGGGGATCGTCGCAAAGCAATGTTGGAAGATCTTGCAATCTTGACAGGTGGCCAAGTGATTTCTGAGGAATTGGGGATCAAGCTGGAGAGTGTCACGATGGACATGCTTGGCGACGCGAAGAAGATCACAATTACCAAAGACACAACAACTGTGATCGACGGGGCGGGTGACAAGGACGCAATTGCTGCGCGGGTTAATCAGATCCGTGCATTGATCGAAGATACAACCTCAGACTACGACAAAGAAAAACTGCAAGAACGGCTCGCAAAACTTGCCGGTGGCGTTGCTGTGATCAAAGTCGGTGGCGCAACTGAGATCGAAGTTAAGGAGCGTAAAGACCGTGTCGATGACGCTCTGAACGCAACACGTGCTGCTGTCGAAGAAGGTGTTGTACCGGGCGGCGGTGTCGCACTGGTGCATGCTGGTAAAGTCCTCGAAGGTCTCAAGGGAGACAACGCGGATCAGGCGGCTGGTATCGCGATCATTCGCAAGGCACTTCAAGCGCCTCTACGCCAGATTGCCGAGAATGCTGGTGTCGATGGATCGGTCGTTGCTGGCAAGATCGTCGAGAATTCCAGCAAGACGTTTGGCTACGACGCACAGTCAGAGCAATACGGCGACATGTTGAAGGCCGGTGTTATCGATCCGACCAAAGTCGTTCGGATAGCACTTGAGTATGCTGCATCTGTTGCAGGCTTGCTGATCACGACCGAAGCGATGGTCGCTGACAAACCTACGGCGGCAAACAGCAGTGGCATGCCTGATATGGGTGGTATGGGCGGCATGATGTAA
- a CDS encoding co-chaperone GroES, with the protein MLFTPLHDRVLVRRIESDEKTSGGLIIPDTAKEKPQEGEVVSVGAGAKDDAGARIAMDVKAGDKILFGKWSGTEIKIDGEELMIMKESDILGIMA; encoded by the coding sequence ATGTTGTTTACTCCGCTCCACGACCGCGTTCTGGTTCGTCGCATTGAAAGTGACGAAAAGACATCAGGCGGTCTGATTATTCCCGACACCGCCAAGGAAAAACCACAAGAAGGCGAAGTGGTATCTGTTGGCGCAGGTGCAAAGGACGATGCTGGCGCACGGATCGCCATGGACGTCAAAGCTGGCGACAAGATTTTGTTCGGCAAGTGGTCCGGTACAGAAATCAAAATCGACGGTGAAGAACTGATGATCATGAAGGAGAGCGACATTCTCGGCATTATGGCCTGA
- a CDS encoding 2OG-Fe(II) oxygenase — MNLHSIDDGFTHAECSAIITAVASAPAREALLVGQNRDHNLRRAKLVWLDEIDGMAWVMERLIDVVRTSNRNWFDFDLREFAESPQVASYDATDGGHFTWHSDIGDGPMAHKRKLTLVAQLSKPGSYDGGNLEVMPGAHIIAANRTQGSITIFPSFHLHQVTPVTRGTRNSLTVWAHGPKFR, encoded by the coding sequence TTGAACCTACATTCTATTGACGATGGATTTACGCATGCCGAATGCAGCGCAATCATCACCGCCGTGGCATCAGCTCCAGCGAGAGAAGCTTTGCTTGTCGGCCAGAACCGGGATCATAATCTGCGCCGCGCTAAGCTCGTTTGGCTGGATGAGATAGACGGCATGGCGTGGGTCATGGAGCGACTAATCGACGTTGTCCGAACCTCAAACCGAAACTGGTTCGACTTTGATCTCAGAGAATTTGCCGAGAGCCCACAGGTTGCCAGCTACGATGCCACGGATGGCGGTCATTTTACATGGCATTCCGACATCGGTGATGGCCCAATGGCACATAAACGAAAACTGACGTTAGTCGCGCAGCTTTCCAAGCCCGGAAGCTATGATGGAGGGAATCTGGAAGTTATGCCGGGCGCGCATATCATCGCCGCAAACCGGACGCAGGGCTCCATCACTATTTTCCCAAGTTTTCATCTGCATCAAGTGACGCCAGTGACACGCGGGACCCGCAATTCTCTGACTGTCTGGGCGCACGGCCCCAAGTTTCGGTAA
- the rpsU gene encoding 30S ribosomal protein S21, which yields MQVSVRDNNVDQALRVLKKKLQSEGVFQQMKLKQHFEKPSEKKAREKAEAIRRARKLARKKLEREA from the coding sequence ATGCAGGTTAGTGTTCGCGACAACAACGTCGATCAAGCACTCAGGGTCTTGAAAAAGAAGCTTCAGAGCGAAGGTGTTTTCCAGCAAATGAAGCTGAAGCAACACTTCGAAAAACCTTCTGAAAAAAAGGCACGGGAGAAAGCTGAAGCAATCCGTCGTGCCCGCAAACTGGCGCGGAAAAAACTAGAGCGCGAAGCGTAA
- a CDS encoding MFS transporter, producing MFERRIPEWLRHAPAPSVRGFATLAAFEAVARGILISVFPVAMYDALQDAALISSIYFAIGIISLLIGLLVPFLNRWIARRWMYGIGAMGFVIGSGLATLGSPEMIVLGLVLNSLATVVTFVCFNAYVLDYIARIELGKCETLRMFYSALGWTVGPMLGVLLWEWWRPAPFVISGVAAAAMLGAFIFLRLGNGKQITRAQRAPVNPLAFLGRFLRQPRLIAGWLFAVIRSCGWWAYVVYLPIFAVENGLGDTLGGTLLSVTNAALFGSPLMLRWMQKHSVRSSVQTGFMACACLFCTASLVSSAPTATVGLLFIGSFFLILLDICAGLPFLMAVKPSERTEMSAVYSSYRDVSGILTPGAAWLILLSAPISGIFAAAGVASLLAWGIAGRLHPRLGENRMKPVKPLQKEQRILFHET from the coding sequence ATGTTTGAGCGTCGAATCCCTGAATGGCTACGTCATGCACCCGCACCATCAGTGCGGGGTTTTGCGACCCTTGCCGCATTTGAGGCAGTTGCACGTGGCATCCTGATTTCCGTCTTTCCGGTTGCGATGTACGACGCGCTCCAGGACGCGGCCCTGATCAGTTCGATATATTTCGCGATCGGCATCATCTCATTGTTGATCGGGCTTCTCGTTCCATTTCTCAATCGCTGGATAGCGAGGCGATGGATGTATGGCATCGGGGCGATGGGGTTCGTCATTGGATCGGGCCTTGCAACATTGGGCTCACCAGAGATGATCGTTTTGGGGCTTGTCCTGAACTCGCTGGCCACGGTCGTGACCTTTGTCTGTTTCAACGCCTATGTGTTGGATTACATCGCGCGGATCGAATTGGGGAAATGCGAAACGCTGCGCATGTTCTACTCGGCCCTGGGATGGACCGTCGGTCCGATGCTGGGCGTCCTGTTGTGGGAATGGTGGAGGCCCGCCCCGTTCGTGATTTCGGGCGTGGCGGCGGCAGCCATGCTGGGAGCGTTTATCTTTCTGCGGCTGGGGAACGGCAAACAGATCACTCGGGCGCAGCGTGCACCTGTCAATCCGTTGGCATTTCTAGGGCGTTTCTTGCGCCAACCCCGCCTGATAGCTGGTTGGCTCTTTGCGGTTATCCGGTCATGCGGGTGGTGGGCCTATGTTGTCTACCTACCCATTTTTGCTGTCGAAAATGGGCTTGGAGATACGCTGGGCGGGACGCTTTTGTCGGTCACGAATGCAGCCCTGTTTGGGTCACCGTTGATGCTGAGATGGATGCAGAAACATTCTGTGCGCAGTTCGGTTCAAACCGGGTTCATGGCTTGCGCATGTCTATTCTGTACCGCCAGTTTGGTTTCATCAGCCCCGACTGCAACAGTCGGCTTGCTCTTTATCGGCAGTTTCTTTCTGATCCTATTGGATATCTGTGCCGGACTGCCGTTCCTGATGGCCGTCAAACCGTCGGAACGCACCGAAATGTCGGCCGTTTACTCATCCTATCGGGATGTCTCCGGCATCCTGACACCAGGCGCGGCATGGCTGATCCTATTGTCCGCCCCGATATCAGGCATTTTTGCTGCTGCAGGTGTGGCAAGCTTGCTAGCTTGGGGGATTGCCGGGCGGCTGCATCCGCGCCTGGGCGAAAACCGTATGAAGCCAGTGAAACCATTGCAAAAAGAGCAGCGGATCCTTTTTCATGAGACTTGA
- a CDS encoding DUF6429 family protein produces MEINEDNVDNAVLALLWLTLHDGHRAWKSHDWDVLDRLHKKGLILDPVGKAKSMVLTNDGLRLSEELFGVLFSNATKP; encoded by the coding sequence ATGGAGATCAATGAGGACAACGTTGACAACGCGGTTTTGGCGCTGCTCTGGCTAACGCTGCACGACGGGCACCGGGCCTGGAAAAGTCACGACTGGGATGTGCTCGATCGGCTGCACAAGAAAGGACTCATCTTGGATCCAGTCGGAAAGGCGAAGTCAATGGTGCTTACAAACGACGGCCTGCGCCTTTCAGAAGAACTGTTCGGAGTCCTGTTTTCGAATGCGACCAAGCCATGA